The nucleotide window TGCAGGTCGCTTACTGGCTTCTGCAGCATAATGTCAGTGTTATGATGGCTGCTTGTGATACATTCCGATCTGGTGCTGTTGAGCAGTTGAGAACACATGCACGCAGACTCCAGGTATTACATCAAttgtaaatgttttatttttgacaTACTTGGTGCCATTATGCTCGAAGGTGGTTTGCTTCATGTAAAAACGAGTATCATTTTATAGCTACTCTTTTATATCTGACTTGCTGCTTCTTGCTCTTGCTAGATTCCTATATTTGAGAAAGGATATGAGAAAGATCCTGCAATTGTAGCGAAGGAAGCAATTCAGGAGGCCACTCGTAATGGTTCAGATGTTGTTCTTGTTGATACAGCTGGTCGGATGCAGGTATCTTCTAATCAGTAAATTTATTTGTTTGTAGACTTTATACTTAGGCTATAGTACAGTCAAATTAGTTTTTCTAAAGCCCATGACATGCGAGAGGTTTGCTTTGAAAAGTAGTACTTAAATGCAATCCTAGGATATTTGCTTTTCTTGTTACCACATTAATGATATAACTCTATGCTTATCAGGATAATGAACCGTTGATGAGAGCCCTTTCGAAGCTTATATACCTCAATAATCCAGACCTTGTCTTATTTGTTGGAGAGGCACTAGTTGGGAATGATGCTGTTGATCAGTTATCAAAATTCAATCAGGTTTGCTTTCATATCAAGTATTTTGTCAATTTTATCTAAACCATACCTATGTTACTCAGACTCGGATGTAAGTGTTGGATACGGGTTTGTCTATGACACGGGTATACTaaaattttctgagtttttcTTGGAGAATCATACCCTCATTCTATGTCCAAATGTGTCTTGAATATGGATATCGGACACTagtacttcagaaagatgtacaGTTGGAGCAACATAGACCTATACAACTTAAATCTATGTTACGAAGCTGTGCCCTATTCTTCTTGCAGAAATTGGCTGACCTCTCCACTTCTTCTACTCCAAGATTGATTGATGGGATTTTGCTCACCAAGTTTGACACTATTGATGATAAGGTAAAATGAGCTTGAAACTTGAGaaggttttcatattttacataggTTTGAGAAATCACACTGCCATTTTACCTCACTTATGGTGAACTTCCAACTGAAATTGATGTAGGTCGGAGCAGCATTGTCAATGGTTTACATATCGGGAGCACCGGTTATGTTCGTTGGGTGTGGGCAGTCATATACAGACCTGAAGAAACTTAACGTCAAATCGATCGTCAAGACACTGCTGAAATGAGTGAATGCTTTATCAAAAAACCCCCCCACATTTTATTTGCAATGCTCAACCAACTCTTTTGTTAATGACTTTGGCCTGTGATTGCATGTTTACTTTAATGGAGGTGCATTGGTCCCTTATAACTGTTAAGTTTGTTTTATGTGAGATCTTAAAATTATTCCTAGTTTGGTTACTTTGGTATCCTAATTCTCTTGTCTGTGCTGTTTAATCTTAGAAAAGAACAAAATTAATTACCACTCTTTAGTATTTAAGTAGGAAAGATATTTAatttgcttttcttttctttttattttttttctcttttaactTTGAAAACAACATGATGACTGAGATGGGTTAGAGATAAATCTTAAAAATACAGTTCACCAATgtgtatttgttaaatataaaatcttacttttgattaaattaaatatataattttgattttagTTTAATATTAGATATTTTTTCTTGGCCGAAACAAATGTACCCATTGAAAATAAATAGATTTaattgtttttaaggtaaactatacaaatagtcatttaattatgtTCGCCTTCTTAtgatcatttaattttaaaaattttaatttaggcattaatatttgaatttttttggtCACTTTTCATTAAATTGATGATAGAAAGCTTCATTCTAACTGGTATAATACcatatttagtccttaatacttaTATATTCTATTAATTAGAtcttaattctaaataatttaataaatctaATACTTCACATTTATAAATTCCATCAATTTAATTCTTAAACTTCTTAACATAAACTTTCAACTTCTAAAACAGAAGCATTCTACATGCtatgtgaaatttaaaaattaaatattttaagtacACAAAACTTccaaaataacttaaaaattttcataaaatttaaaaattgcaaTCAACAATCGAATTTGACTCTATGAAATTTATTATTACCATTTGAATTAATATTGAATTAATATTATTACCAAAATAACATGGCGAATttgataaagaaaaaaaaaaccatgttACCGATAAAGAGGGAAACATGTTACAAAGGCAGACCTAAAGAGCAAAAGGTTTATTGATAGAAATGAAGAAGCAATATAGATTTTAAAGGGCTTCTCtttttttaaacaataaaaagAGCATGGAATAGTCCTATAATCTCACTGTCTGCAACAACCTCAAAAACAAAACTATCTCACTTCCCTTCTTTCCCTTAATCACAACATACATTTTTGTTCATCAAACATATCTCAAAGACCAACAACCTGGGAAAAGTTTTATTCTCCTGTTTCCTCCTCCATCTTCCTTGTCACTACTACAGCATGCTCCAAGCTTTTCATTAAGATGAGTTTTTCAGAACCCATTCCACCAAAGTCGCAATGCCAAATCCTGTTGCTACCCGCTTCTTATCATTCCAGACGGGGCCAGCCAAGTCGATGTGCATCCACTGTACTTTTTCATCAACAAACTGCGAAAACATAGCTTAACAATCAAATTCTGCAACAAGCTTTATATCAAAGAGGTTGAAATATGTGTGCAAGTGTATAATTCAGATGGTAAAATTATTCAAGAGACATACCTGTTTTAAGAACAGAGCAGCAGTGATAGCGCCACCTTGACGACCACCGGTATTTACCATATCAGCAACTCCTGATTTCATCGACTCCCAATAGCTTTCTTCTAGTGGCATCCTCCAAAATTTCTCACCACTGACCTCTGAAGCTTCGAATACCTCCTTTGCCAGATCATCACTGGGTGTGAAAACACCTATAAGCGAAGAGGTTCCGACAAATTGGTACTGGTTAGAATGTCCATACATGCTTTTTTTTCAATTGATTAACAACCAAGGAAATGATAACTGCAATGACTTCTCAACTGACTACGAATTGATAGTGTTGATCATTACTACTATTAAAACCTTTAAATTTGAATGTCTGGAAGGCAAATGAAGGATTTCATTCATTATGCCTAACAAATATGTCCATTTATTGTGTAAGGTATCATCTTGTCAATAGTCATCCAGAGAATAGATGAATATCATTATTAAAAAAATCACGTTCCCCTGCATCTAAAACTAACAAAAGATCATTTCAAAACACCCTTTTTGAGGACTTTTAGAATCCAAATGTTGTGGATACCTGCAATGGAGGGTCCAAGAGCAACTATACAAGCTCCAGTTAGTGTTGCAAGATCAACTATCTGCAAAAAGGTTGACAAAGTCTTAAAATGTAATCCTGATTACTCAGAAAATAGCAATTTACAACTGTCATCACAAATTAAGATTGCAGAGTGTTTGGCTTGACCTTGTCAACACCCTGGTTGCAAGCATATACCAGAGCATCTGCAAGTGTAAGCCTGCCTTCTGCATCAGTGTTATTAACCTGCAGTCAGCAGAGTGAGCAATGGCGAGCAATAAATTTATTGAAACAATGAAGAAAGTAAAAACTAACCCAGTTAGCAATGTCACCGTACCATATAATATACCTAtacttcaaaaataataataataataataataataataataataaagaaacaaagcaTACCTCAATTGTCTTTCCATTCGAAgctgtgataatatctccgggtCTCATACCTGTTCCACTTATCATGTTTTCGCAAGAGGCAACAATAAAATGAACCTGCTTATTAGGACATTTTTACTGGGTGACAATCTAGATTCATGAAGCAACTGGAAAAGCAAAtaacaaagaaaagagaataaAATACAATAACGAAAGAATACTCATCCTTTCCCCAGCCCTTTAGAATGTAAATTTGAAAAGGTTACAAAGAGAGAGGTAATGGTGAGAGAGCAAAATGAGGGCAACCAAATGACTTACCTCTACTCCAGGAGGTTTGATTTGCCCAAGGGCTTTTGCTGCACCAAGAACTGCTGCAGAACCTCCCATGTCAGTTTTCATGATGTCAATGGAGCAACCAGCTCCAGTCTTGATATTGTAGCCACCACTAAgaacatttaagacaaacattcaaagcctatataaacacgcAGCTAGAATACAAAAAGAACAAGGGACATGCATTCTGACCACTCATGTTAAATAGATCTCAATAGCATTAGGAAGAAATTTTGGTTAGATTATTCAAGTAATATGCTGCACATGGACCCATGGTGACTGGAAAAACTGTAGATGTGTACATAAACACTTGCTGAAGAACCCATCTCTTTGTTTATGGCACTGCACCAGAAACTTGAATGTACCATGCAGGCATCTCATcccttccttttttttcttttctaatttcctACTGTAAATCATAAATATCTTCTTGTTGAATATATGGAATCTATGTTACAATGAGTGTGACATACCAGCATGTGTTCAATATAGATATACATATGCTCTATCTTTTAgaagttctttctttcttttttccatATTTTGGAGGATCTTATCCCTCATAACTGTGTCCAAATATGTGTCGAACACAGGTATCAAACAAGGGTACAATGGGGAAAATAAAGAGTCGGAGTAACATAGTACGAAATTACCTGTCAAAAGTCAATCCTTTTCCAACTAAAGCTAACTTGGTTTTAATAGGTCCACTTGAGGGTTTGTAACACAAATGAATAAAATGAGGGGGATTTGCAGATGCAGCGGCAACTCCCAAGTAAGATCCCATCTTCAACTCCTTGCACTGCTCAGCGCTCAATATGTTTGCAGATAGAACATCACTGTACAAGGAAGCAATATTTGAAGCCTCTGCTGCTAGTGCAGCTGCAGCATAAAAAGACATTAGATCAAAGGCTAAGAATTATATCATCCTTCTCAAACAAAGCCCTATTATAGTCCCATCACCGACAATAAGAAGTTCAGTTTTGTACTTATGCCTGAAACAAtaatcataaagagaaaaggatTTAAGATAAAAGGTAAGAATAATGCCTATACGAACCAGGGGTAAGTACATTTGCTGGTGAATTCACAAGCTCTCTTCCAAATATTATAGCAGAAGAAACATTTTCAGCATACTTGAGCTTCTTCTCCAACTCCGGTCCAGTTCCAAGACCAATAATATCCACAGAATTAAGCTTTGGTTTCCTTGGCTCCGACTTGTATCTACTATCTTCATATATGCCCAACACTGTCCCTATGATAATGCAAATGTTCAAATAATATCAATTTCAATCTTAGGAACAAGTACACATTAATCATGATGCTAAGAAACCAAAAGAGCGTTACCAGATGCTATTGCCGAAGCAGTACTCAGCTTTGACTCATTTGAGAGGTCTTCGGAAGAAGCCAGAATGATAGCCACACTATTGGCTTGCGCAGTCTTTGAGGCTGCAGCAACAGCTTCACCAAGCCTTTGAAAAGATGCTGGATATGAAGCTGTCTTTCCAAGACCAATCAAACCAACCCTTTTGGAGCCACAGCTGGGAAGTCGAAGAACCATAGACTTGCCAGCTTTCCCGGTGAAATCCTCCTCAGAAGAGGCCTCAGCTAACATACCACCCAACAGGCCATCCAATTTTTTCAAaattgagttttgaaacttggaATTTTCATCCTTGGACATGTCTTTTTCAGTGACCCCAACTGCAAGTATGTCCCCTTTCCATTCTGCCACGTCGATCTCTTTTGCAGCAAAAGAGATCTTTCCAGCATTTTTCACAAAAAGGCAACATCCATTTTAGTATTTAACCAAATTAAACACACACAAACAAAACAACATTTACATATTAAgaccataagcaaataaatccgTGGATCTAACTAACATGATCTTATCATATAAAATcaatattaaaaaaatgaaaagaaaaatgttTAGCTTATCTTTACTCCATCAATTTCAGAATTTGAGCCTATACTAAAAGAAATGGACATCAAGAAATTAAATACCAAGAACCCTTAAAGCATCAATCCACAATCAAAGGCCAGTtccttaaaaataaaatcatccCCAAACAATTAACAAGAAGTTCACTTTCTTTTAGATATATGCATTACCCCCATTAGCAAAAGATAAAAAGATTTTCAACCCAGAACTTACTCTGAACCTAAAA belongs to Gossypium arboreum isolate Shixiya-1 chromosome 7, ASM2569848v2, whole genome shotgun sequence and includes:
- the LOC108485078 gene encoding leucine aminopeptidase 2, chloroplastic-like isoform X1, which encodes MAHSLGLTQPANIQHPKISFAAKEIDVAEWKGDILAVGVTEKDMSKDENSKFQNSILKKLDGLLGGMLAEASSEEDFTGKAGKSMVLRLPSCGSKRVGLIGLGKTASYPASFQRLGEAVAAASKTAQANSVAIILASSEDLSNESKLSTASAIASGTVLGIYEDSRYKSEPRKPKLNSVDIIGLGTGPELEKKLKYAENVSSAIIFGRELVNSPANVLTPAALAAEASNIASLYSDVLSANILSAEQCKELKMGSYLGVAAASANPPHFIHLCYKPSSGPIKTKLALVGKGLTFDSGGYNIKTGAGCSIDIMKTDMGGSAAVLGAAKALGQIKPPGVEVHFIVASCENMISGTGMRPGDIITASNGKTIEVNNTDAEGRLTLADALVYACNQGVDKIVDLATLTGACIVALGPSIAGVFTPSDDLAKEVFEASEVSGEKFWRMPLEESYWESMKSGVADMVNTGGRQGGAITAALFLKQFVDEKVQWMHIDLAGPVWNDKKRVATGFGIATLVEWVLKNSS
- the LOC108485078 gene encoding leucine aminopeptidase 2, chloroplastic-like isoform X2; translated protein: MSKDENSKFQNSILKKLDGLLGGMLAEASSEEDFTGKAGKSMVLRLPSCGSKRVGLIGLGKTASYPASFQRLGEAVAAASKTAQANSVAIILASSEDLSNESKLSTASAIASGTVLGIYEDSRYKSEPRKPKLNSVDIIGLGTGPELEKKLKYAENVSSAIIFGRELVNSPANVLTPAALAAEASNIASLYSDVLSANILSAEQCKELKMGSYLGVAAASANPPHFIHLCYKPSSGPIKTKLALVGKGLTFDSGGYNIKTGAGCSIDIMKTDMGGSAAVLGAAKALGQIKPPGVEVHFIVASCENMISGTGMRPGDIITASNGKTIEVNNTDAEGRLTLADALVYACNQGVDKIVDLATLTGACIVALGPSIAGVFTPSDDLAKEVFEASEVSGEKFWRMPLEESYWESMKSGVADMVNTGGRQGGAITAALFLKQFVDEKVQWMHIDLAGPVWNDKKRVATGFGIATLVEWVLKNSS